The following are encoded in a window of Cryobacterium sp. CG_9.6 genomic DNA:
- a CDS encoding LysR family transcriptional regulator, producing the protein MDTIQLQHFTAVAEELNFTRAAKNLNVSRMTVSLSVKNLEAELGHALFDRSTDVTRLTKAGAALLSDIHYEAEKNAPPPRPPGGKAKASKGKGRTPPVKGAPRVGKKRQSR; encoded by the coding sequence GTGGACACCATCCAGCTCCAGCACTTTACCGCCGTTGCGGAGGAGTTGAACTTCACGCGCGCCGCGAAGAACCTCAACGTGTCGCGCATGACGGTGAGCCTGTCGGTGAAGAATCTTGAGGCCGAGCTCGGCCACGCCCTGTTCGATCGCAGCACCGATGTGACCCGGCTCACCAAGGCCGGCGCGGCGCTTCTGTCAGACATCCACTATGAAGCCGAAAAGAACGCTCCGCCGCCCCGTCCGCCGGGCGGCAAGGCAAAAGCGTCCAAAGGCAAGGGCCGCACCCCTCCGGTGAAGGGCGCTCCCCGCGTAGGCAAGAAGCGCCAGTCCCGCTAA
- a CDS encoding ABC transporter permease subunit, translating to MTEPAVRPRSALRTAHVHRAHLPVFGKVFTDSWRSLIGWGLGLAAAASLYLPIFPSMNGNAQMQELINSLPPELTRSINYDQIGTGPGYVQATLFGLIGFMLLSIAGIAWGAAALGGDEESGQLELTLAHGVTRVQVALSRYAALVVKILGLTALTCVLVLLWNGPAELSIDGSNLLGTGMLFGGLILLSASVALFCGALTGRRIWGIGGGAAVAVVGYVFNAIGNQSSNVEWLHALSPYYWAFGHTPLSSGANWGTVVVFSLVSVGLGVATAGVLRHRDVGV from the coding sequence ATGACCGAGCCTGCGGTTCGCCCACGTTCTGCGCTCCGTACCGCCCACGTACACCGGGCGCACCTGCCGGTCTTCGGCAAGGTGTTCACCGACAGCTGGCGTTCGCTGATCGGGTGGGGACTGGGGCTGGCCGCCGCGGCGTCGCTGTACCTACCCATTTTTCCCAGCATGAACGGAAACGCGCAGATGCAGGAGTTGATCAACAGCCTGCCGCCCGAGCTCACCCGCTCCATCAATTACGACCAGATCGGCACCGGGCCGGGATACGTTCAGGCCACACTCTTCGGACTCATCGGGTTCATGCTGCTGAGCATTGCCGGCATTGCCTGGGGCGCGGCGGCTCTCGGCGGCGACGAGGAGTCGGGCCAGCTCGAACTCACCCTCGCTCACGGTGTGACGCGGGTTCAGGTGGCGCTGTCGCGGTATGCGGCACTGGTGGTGAAGATCCTCGGCTTGACGGCTCTCACCTGCGTGCTGGTCCTGCTGTGGAACGGCCCGGCCGAACTCAGCATTGACGGCTCTAACCTGCTGGGTACCGGGATGCTGTTTGGTGGCCTCATTCTGCTCAGCGCATCGGTCGCGCTGTTCTGCGGCGCACTCACTGGTCGGCGCATCTGGGGTATTGGTGGCGGCGCAGCCGTGGCCGTGGTCGGGTACGTGTTCAACGCCATCGGCAATCAGAGTTCGAATGTGGAGTGGCTGCACGCCCTGTCCCCCTACTACTGGGCCTTCGGCCACACTCCGCTGAGCAGCGGGGCGAACTGGGGCACCGTCGTCGTGTTCTCTCTCGTGTCGGTGGGGCTCGGAGTGGCAACGGCCGGAGTACTGCGACACCGCGATGTGGGCGTGTGA
- a CDS encoding ABC transporter ATP-binding protein, which produces MSSLTDRKAEPTGPAIDIRHVTKEFGSNQALADVSFTIPRGSVFGVIGPNGAGKTTLMRTLLDIIRTTSGHALVLGTDSRNAGPELRRRIGYLPGDLVLEGRGNGRRLLQHYADISGPVREGRIEQLADRFLLDLDRPVRALSKGNKQKLGVIQAFMHEPELLVLDEPTSGLDPLMQQEFLSLVREASAAGQTVFLSSHVISEIQQAADDVAILRDGRIVRIASVDELRNTAIRHLRMSASGVGTAELAAILGAVPGVGDLECTVLSPSETEATATLSAAIQPFIQAISTLQLTNLVLEEPDLEESVLGLYEAPAASAGSRSTRGAPS; this is translated from the coding sequence ATGTCATCGTTGACTGATCGAAAGGCCGAACCAACTGGGCCTGCCATCGACATCCGGCACGTCACGAAGGAATTCGGGTCGAATCAGGCCCTCGCCGACGTGAGTTTCACGATCCCCCGCGGGAGTGTCTTCGGGGTCATCGGACCCAATGGAGCCGGTAAGACCACGCTCATGCGCACGCTTCTCGACATCATTCGCACCACGTCCGGGCACGCCCTCGTTCTCGGCACAGATTCCCGCAACGCCGGCCCGGAGCTGCGCCGCCGCATCGGGTATCTGCCGGGCGATCTCGTGCTCGAGGGCCGTGGCAACGGACGCCGGCTGCTCCAGCACTACGCGGACATTTCCGGCCCGGTGCGGGAGGGACGCATCGAGCAACTCGCCGACCGCTTTCTTCTCGACCTTGACCGCCCGGTGCGCGCGCTCTCCAAGGGGAATAAGCAGAAGCTCGGCGTCATTCAGGCCTTCATGCATGAGCCGGAACTTCTCGTGCTCGACGAGCCCACGAGCGGACTTGATCCCCTGATGCAGCAGGAGTTCCTGAGCCTCGTGCGGGAAGCGAGTGCGGCCGGGCAGACCGTATTTCTCTCCTCTCATGTGATCAGTGAGATTCAACAGGCGGCCGATGACGTGGCCATTCTGCGCGACGGCCGCATCGTCAGGATCGCGAGTGTCGATGAGTTGCGCAACACGGCCATTCGGCACCTGCGCATGTCGGCCTCCGGAGTCGGCACCGCGGAACTGGCCGCGATACTCGGCGCGGTGCCCGGCGTGGGTGATCTGGAATGCACGGTGCTGTCCCCGAGCGAGACCGAGGCCACGGCAACGCTGAGTGCGGCCATTCAGCCTTTTATCCAGGCCATTTCGACGCTTCAGCTGACCAACCTCGTTCTGGAGGAACCAGATCTGGAAGAGTCCGTTCTGGGCCTGTACGAGGCGCCGGCGGCATCCGCTGGCAGCCGGTCAACACGGGGAGCACCATCATGA
- a CDS encoding Ig-like domain-containing protein — protein MNPQLRHRLLAEAAVESHAHPADVGRAVSFGMHAYRHRLRTVYLVTSVVWSVVLITAFLLHPAFRALGDAGGALPATTASSTPSAPTPTSTPGSAAVLSSISIVPGMVRLAPGTTAELRVVGNFGDGSTGAVTGVPSWTSSDDSVVTVSSDGIVTAIGVGATATITATIDDFSDTAPVIVDPQALVSLSIRSVESSSTTFQKDLEDDGQATLTRGLDATLVADGAYNDESSRPVNDAAWASDDQSVATIDAAGYVQAVAPGTARISATSAGAEGTLVVATITIEVTDVIVD, from the coding sequence ATGAACCCGCAGCTCCGGCATCGCCTGCTCGCCGAGGCTGCCGTGGAATCCCACGCCCACCCCGCCGATGTTGGGCGTGCCGTCAGCTTTGGGATGCACGCCTATCGCCACCGACTGCGCACGGTCTATCTGGTCACCAGTGTCGTGTGGTCCGTGGTCCTCATTACCGCATTCCTCCTGCATCCAGCGTTCCGCGCCCTCGGTGACGCGGGGGGTGCGCTACCGGCAACGACCGCATCATCGACCCCCTCAGCACCCACACCCACGAGCACCCCCGGCTCCGCCGCAGTTCTCTCCAGCATCAGCATTGTTCCGGGAATGGTGCGGCTCGCGCCGGGAACCACGGCAGAGCTTCGCGTTGTGGGCAATTTCGGTGACGGTTCCACCGGTGCCGTAACCGGTGTTCCGTCGTGGACGTCGAGTGACGACAGTGTGGTCACGGTCTCGTCGGACGGCATCGTGACCGCAATTGGTGTGGGCGCCACTGCAACAATCACCGCCACGATTGACGACTTCAGCGATACCGCCCCGGTGATCGTCGACCCGCAAGCGCTGGTGAGCCTCAGCATCCGCTCGGTTGAGTCAAGTTCGACCACCTTTCAGAAAGATCTCGAAGATGACGGCCAGGCCACCCTCACTCGAGGTCTCGACGCCACTCTCGTCGCCGACGGTGCCTACAACGACGAGAGTTCCCGCCCGGTAAACGATGCGGCATGGGCCTCGGACGATCAGTCCGTCGCCACGATCGATGCCGCCGGATATGTGCAGGCCGTCGCCCCGGGTACCGCGCGTATCTCAGCTACGAGCGCGGGCGCCGAGGGAACCCTCGTGGTTGCAACCATCACGATCGAGGTGACCGATGTCATCGTTGACTGA